The genomic segment CTGCTGGGTGTGAAACCGGGGCATGCCCAGGTCATCGAGCACCCGATCACCGGCCACAAGTACGAGTACGTCCGCCTTCGCGGATTCATCACCTGGCCACAGGCCAATTTGGAGGCCGTGGCACGTGGCGGCTACCTAGCAACTGTAACCGACACGATTGAGGCCAGGATTGTGAGTGCACTCCTGGCCCATCCCGGGGAGAAGGTCTTTCTGGGAGCCACCGATCATAACGACTCTTGTACGTGGCAGTGGCTCACCGGCGAGCCGTGGATCTTTGAAAACTGGGCTCCGGGCAAACCGAGCGGAGAGGAACCTTGTGTCAACAGCCTCAGAACCTCGTACGAACGGGGCGGGCAATGGGAAGCTGATGTTGGTCCGCTCGACGGATTCATCGTGGAGTGGAATGCCGAACCGACTGACACTCTGTTGCATCTCGTGCAGTGGCCGGCCTCCGAAGGCGGCAATGGACACTGGTATGCCTACCTGCCCAATCCAATGCCGTGGGATCAAGCACGACTCGCGGCCGGCCAGTTTGAGATGAACGGAGTCCCCGGCCACTTGGCCAGCATAACGAGTCAGCAGGAGAACGACTTTGTCTTCTGGTCCATAATCATGAACGGCTCAAACGGCTGGGAAGGGCATTTAGGTCACCATTGGCTCGGCGGATACAATGACACGATCTGGACGTGGGTAACTGGAGAGCCGATGGTCTATACGAACTGGGCGGTCAACGAACCAAGTGATTCTGGTGCTAATCCGGTTGTCGCAATGGTCGGCCCGCCCTGGTTAGAATGTGCGATATGTCCCCAACCGAGCGAATGGGTGGCGCACGAACGTAACACCGCCCTGGGGTCGATTGTCGAATTCGACACTCAACCTGTCGAACCCAGAACGCTGTTTGTACCTGAGGAATATCCCACCATCCAATCGGCTATCGACGCCGCTACGCACGGCGATCGCGTATTAGTCGGACCAGGGACGTATGTCGAATCAATCAACTTCCTCGGCAAGAATATCACGGTCCGCGGAGCCGACGGCCCGCTGACAACTACAATCACAAACGAGCGCACAGTCGACTTGGTGACATTCAATCATGGCGAAACACGCGGCGCGGTTCTCGAGGGTTTCACTCTCAGGGGCGGATGGATCGCTGTACTCTGTGTGAACTCAGCGCCGACGATCAGACGCAATGTCTGTGTCGACCAGAACGTCACCAACTGGGCGGCAATCTGCCTTAGCGGGCCGATCGACTCATTGGTCGATCCGAACGGTGACCCCCGCTACCACCCGACTTTCGGCGACGCCCCGGCGTTGCTGCTGAATAATACTATAGTCAGCAGCGCCAATGGCGGGGTGTCATCGTTCTCGGTAGCGCCGCCGACGGCCAAGAACAATATTATCGCCTTCAATGGCCACTATGGTTTCCACCATCAGGGCGGCTTTGCCCTGGCACAACCTGATTTGAGCTACAACGATGTCTTTGGGAACCCGGACGCCGATTACTACAATATCGTTGACCCCGGCCCGGGGTCATTCAGCCTCGACCCGACGTTCAACGCCGAGTACACCCTGGGCGCCGGGTCGCCGTGTATCGACGCCGGCGATCCTAACCCTCGCTTCAACGACCCGGA from the Candidatus Zixiibacteriota bacterium genome contains:
- a CDS encoding lectin-like protein; its protein translation is MFNQRPAGPATKSKNRRSFLAIAGVMACLLLGVKPGHAQVIEHPITGHKYEYVRLRGFITWPQANLEAVARGGYLATVTDTIEARIVSALLAHPGEKVFLGATDHNDSCTWQWLTGEPWIFENWAPGKPSGEEPCVNSLRTSYERGGQWEADVGPLDGFIVEWNAEPTDTLLHLVQWPASEGGNGHWYAYLPNPMPWDQARLAAGQFEMNGVPGHLASITSQQENDFVFWSIIMNGSNGWEGHLGHHWLGGYNDTIWTWVTGEPMVYTNWAVNEPSDSGANPVVAMVGPPWLECAICPQPSEWVAHERNTALGSIVEFDTQPVEPRTLFVPEEYPTIQSAIDAATHGDRVLVGPGTYVESINFLGKNITVRGADGPLTTTITNERTVDLVTFNHGETRGAVLEGFTLRGGWIAVLCVNSAPTIRRNVCVDQNVTNWAAICLSGPIDSLVDPNGDPRYHPTFGDAPALLLNNTIVSSANGGVSSFSVAPPTAKNNIIAFNGHYGFHHQGGFALAQPDLSYNDVFGNPDADYYNIVDPGPGSFSLDPTFNAEYTLGAGSPCIDAGDPNPRFNDPDGTRNDMGAMPFIGGQGGVIPTNEWVVAYCHGFNPPIITDPGSVSILQAFDPTGVLCGQTLVWLDGGFLMPVYRDDPYTNVDEGCVPGDLIQFKINGESAQPSPPVFWTANGDVFEVCNLGVSHCVNIPLHEGWNLVSWNVAFESEIRLALDEIIGCVEVVHSYEQGGLVFDPNLDLFNTLTHVDYHHGYWIRMRCDAMLQVCGDQIPFAEFIALEPGWNLVSYWPEWPLPVETGFYSIMEQLQEAMGFDNGAQIWLPDLWQFNTLTELRPTFGYWAKVSEPAALSYPRWFEPWDTIWWPPDSGYTETPPLSETSRSWMSVYGDYITVDVRPVENGAMISFRTGDNITCGRGVYQDNTLRMTPVYGLDGSGDVSKLYPKEGDRIAVYVDDTRVYPDLIWVGSGERVRLSRLTEDPAGLPQTYTLDQNYPNPFNPGTTIAFEVAADVRVNLSIYNVLGQKVRTLTDQHYLIGRYALDWNGKDDNGIQVSTGVYFYRLTAGETVLTKKMMLLK